One Deltaproteobacteria bacterium CG2_30_66_27 DNA window includes the following coding sequences:
- a CDS encoding nitrate reductase catalytic subunit encodes MAAGMSVPEELRAAVKKTEAGWRWDKAVCRFCGTGCGLMVATKNDRIVAVKGDPAAPVNMGLNCIKGYFNAKIIYGADRLTEPLLRVNGKGEFDKKGKFQPVSWKKAFDVMAAQFKKYYGRMGPTGVAVFGSGQYTIQEGYAAVKLMKAGFRSNNIDPNARLCMASAVAGFMETFGIDEPAGNYDDMRHSDTVVLWGSNMAEMHPVLWSRITDRKLANSKRVKIVNLTTFTNRCSNLADIEIVFKPNTDLAIQNYILREIVHNRPQAIDREFVDRNCVFATGFVDIGYGLRPKIDHPKYKKEELDTASREAFKIVTKDEAIAMGALGYKAGDRMEMKHAGQAGTHWAIGFEDFKKGLEPYTLDFVAALAKGDSAESLEEFRKKLVSLADLYTEKDRKIVSFWTMGFNQHVRGTWVNEQIYAIHLLLGKQSQPGNGAFSLTGQPSACGTAREVGTFSHRLPADMVVGNPKHRAVAEKIWKLPEGTLNPVVGSHFMKIMRDLEDGKVRWAWVQVCNPWQDASNANHWISAAREMDNFIVVSDAYPGISAKVADLILPAAMIFEKWGAYGNAERRTQHWRQQVTPIGNAMSDIWQTVEFSKRFTLAEVWKEWKIDDKNTLPEVLGKAKAMGYRETDTLFDVLFANREARAFKWPDPIGIGFSNTEAGGDRRNVEGFKGYGFFLQKYLWEEYRKFGLGKAHDLAEFDAYHKVRGLRWPVVDGKETLWRFNAEYDPYARKENHGKFAFYGGAMKEIPRGDLTGPKGDERVKLPNKAKIFLRHYIEPPENPDGAYPFWLCTGRVLEHWHTGTMTMRVPELYRAVPEALCFMSVHDAKKNGWKDGELVWIESRRGKVKAHVETRGRNLPPPGLVFIPFFDERVLVNKVTLDATCPISKQPDFKKCAVKIYRA; translated from the coding sequence ATGGCTGCCGGGATGAGCGTGCCGGAGGAACTTCGGGCGGCCGTGAAAAAGACGGAGGCCGGGTGGCGGTGGGACAAGGCCGTCTGCAGGTTCTGCGGCACGGGATGCGGGCTGATGGTCGCGACGAAGAACGACCGCATCGTGGCGGTGAAAGGGGATCCCGCGGCGCCGGTGAACATGGGGCTGAACTGCATCAAGGGTTATTTCAACGCCAAGATCATCTACGGCGCCGACCGGCTCACTGAGCCTCTCCTGCGCGTGAACGGGAAGGGGGAGTTCGACAAGAAGGGGAAGTTCCAGCCGGTCAGCTGGAAGAAGGCCTTTGACGTGATGGCCGCGCAGTTCAAGAAATATTACGGCAGGATGGGGCCGACCGGCGTCGCGGTCTTCGGATCGGGGCAGTATACGATCCAGGAAGGATATGCCGCGGTGAAGCTCATGAAGGCCGGGTTCCGGAGCAACAACATCGACCCCAACGCCCGCCTCTGCATGGCGAGTGCGGTCGCCGGCTTCATGGAAACTTTCGGCATCGACGAACCCGCCGGAAATTACGACGATATGCGCCACTCCGACACGGTCGTCCTCTGGGGTTCCAACATGGCGGAGATGCATCCTGTACTCTGGTCCAGGATCACGGACCGGAAGCTGGCGAACAGCAAGAGGGTCAAGATCGTGAACCTCACGACCTTCACGAACCGGTGCTCGAACCTCGCGGACATCGAGATCGTCTTCAAGCCGAACACGGACCTCGCGATCCAGAACTACATCCTGCGCGAGATCGTCCACAACCGGCCCCAGGCGATCGACCGGGAATTCGTCGATCGGAACTGCGTCTTCGCGACCGGGTTCGTGGACATCGGATACGGCCTGAGACCGAAGATCGACCACCCGAAGTACAAAAAGGAAGAACTGGACACGGCGAGCAGGGAAGCGTTCAAGATCGTGACGAAGGACGAGGCGATCGCCATGGGCGCTCTCGGGTACAAAGCAGGCGACCGGATGGAGATGAAGCATGCGGGGCAGGCCGGAACCCACTGGGCGATCGGCTTCGAGGACTTCAAAAAAGGGCTCGAGCCGTACACCCTCGATTTCGTCGCCGCGCTCGCGAAGGGCGATTCCGCCGAATCGCTCGAGGAGTTCAGGAAGAAACTGGTCTCCCTTGCCGATCTCTACACGGAGAAGGACCGGAAGATCGTGAGTTTCTGGACGATGGGGTTCAACCAGCACGTGCGCGGGACCTGGGTGAACGAGCAGATTTACGCCATCCACCTTCTTTTGGGCAAGCAGTCGCAGCCCGGCAACGGAGCGTTCAGCCTCACCGGCCAGCCGTCCGCCTGCGGCACCGCCCGGGAAGTCGGCACCTTCAGCCACCGGCTCCCCGCGGACATGGTCGTGGGCAATCCGAAGCACCGGGCCGTGGCCGAGAAGATCTGGAAGCTCCCCGAGGGAACGCTGAACCCGGTCGTCGGTTCCCATTTCATGAAGATCATGAGGGATTTGGAGGACGGCAAGGTCCGGTGGGCGTGGGTCCAGGTGTGCAACCCCTGGCAAGACGCATCGAACGCGAACCACTGGATCTCCGCCGCGCGGGAGATGGACAACTTCATCGTCGTTTCGGACGCCTACCCGGGCATCTCCGCGAAGGTGGCCGACCTGATCCTTCCCGCCGCGATGATCTTCGAGAAGTGGGGCGCCTACGGGAACGCGGAGCGCAGGACCCAGCACTGGCGCCAGCAGGTGACGCCGATCGGCAACGCGATGTCGGACATCTGGCAGACGGTCGAGTTCTCGAAGAGGTTCACGCTTGCGGAGGTCTGGAAGGAATGGAAGATCGACGACAAGAACACGCTTCCCGAAGTGCTGGGGAAGGCGAAAGCGATGGGCTACCGGGAAACGGACACGCTGTTCGACGTCCTGTTCGCCAACAGGGAGGCGAGGGCGTTCAAGTGGCCGGACCCGATCGGGATCGGTTTTTCGAACACGGAAGCCGGCGGCGACCGGAGGAATGTCGAGGGGTTCAAGGGATACGGGTTCTTCCTGCAGAAGTACCTGTGGGAGGAGTACAGGAAGTTCGGGCTCGGCAAGGCGCATGACCTCGCGGAATTCGACGCCTACCACAAGGTGCGCGGACTCCGGTGGCCGGTGGTCGACGGCAAGGAGACGCTCTGGAGATTCAACGCGGAATACGACCCGTACGCGAGGAAGGAGAACCACGGCAAGTTCGCGTTCTACGGCGGCGCCATGAAGGAGATCCCCCGGGGGGACCTTACCGGCCCCAAAGGGGACGAGAGGGTGAAACTGCCGAACAAGGCGAAGATCTTCCTGCGGCACTACATCGAGCCGCCGGAGAATCCGGACGGCGCCTACCCGTTTTGGCTTTGCACCGGCAGGGTGCTCGAACACTGGCACACCGGCACCATGACCATGCGCGTGCCGGAGCTGTACCGCGCGGTGCCGGAGGCGCTCTGCTTCATGAGCGTCCATGACGCGAAGAAGAACGGATGGAAAGACGGCGAGCTGGTCTGGATCGAGTCCCGCCGCGGGAAGGTCAAGGCGCACGTCGAAACCCGCGGGAGGAACCTGCCTCCCCCGGGGTTGGTCTTCATCCCCTTCTTCGACGAGCGGGTGCTCGTCAACAAGGTGACGCTCGACGCCACCTGCCCCATCTCCAAGCAACCGGATTTCAAGAAATGCGCCGTGAAAATCTACAGGGCATAA
- a CDS encoding ferredoxin-type protein NapG — MQSEDREEKVPERRKFLLDVVRGIGAAAVGGLAWTGLLDGKQVHATLLRPPGAVPEPEFLAKCTKCGLCVEACPYKALALGKPGDGRPVGTPFFRMREDPCRMCRDIPCTAICPTGSLAPSLVSDRDEQGRGRLNVNLSKIGLAVIDRETCIAFWGIQCDACYRSCPVLDKAITVEPARNERTGQHAILAPVVHSDHCTGCGMCEHACVTKKASIFVLPRELAMGASDGRYIRGWEGADEERMRDLPEETTTVTPRSEKSPLEYLNKDEF; from the coding sequence ATGCAGAGCGAAGACAGGGAAGAGAAGGTGCCCGAGCGTAGGAAATTCCTGCTCGATGTGGTCCGCGGCATCGGCGCCGCGGCCGTGGGCGGCCTTGCGTGGACGGGGCTGCTGGACGGGAAGCAGGTCCATGCGACCCTCCTGCGTCCGCCCGGAGCCGTCCCCGAGCCGGAGTTCCTCGCGAAGTGCACCAAGTGCGGACTCTGCGTCGAGGCGTGCCCCTACAAGGCTCTCGCCCTCGGGAAACCCGGAGACGGGCGCCCGGTGGGCACGCCCTTTTTCCGGATGCGGGAGGACCCGTGCCGGATGTGCCGGGACATCCCCTGCACGGCGATCTGCCCGACGGGATCGCTCGCCCCGTCGCTCGTGAGCGACCGGGACGAACAGGGGAGGGGAAGGCTCAACGTCAACCTTTCGAAGATCGGCCTCGCGGTGATCGACCGGGAGACATGCATCGCGTTCTGGGGGATCCAGTGCGACGCCTGCTACCGGTCCTGTCCCGTCCTCGACAAGGCGATCACGGTCGAGCCGGCGAGGAACGAACGGACCGGCCAACATGCGATCCTTGCGCCCGTCGTCCACAGCGACCACTGCACCGGCTGCGGGATGTGCGAGCACGCCTGCGTGACGAAAAAGGCTTCGATCTTCGTTCTGCCGAGGGAACTCGCCATGGGAGCCTCGGATGGACGCTACATCCGTGGATGGGAGGGCGCCGACGAGGAACGGATGCGGGATCTTCCCGAGGAGACGACGACGGTGACCCCCAGGTCGGAGAAGTCCCCTCTCGAGTATCTGAACAAGGATGAATTCTGA
- a CDS encoding quinol dehydrogenase ferredoxin subunit NapH: MPAFRKFRFLAMRRTTQVSVMLLFAAGNLLGWRILTGNLSTSKVLGVLTIADPFAVLQILATGHLVSGETLLGASIVVLFFALLAGRSFCSWVCPVNPVTDLANWLREKTGIADSGDRPWTGRKARYWVAGVSLAVSAVTGVAAFEWVSPISMLHRGLVFGMGIGWTLVLAVFLFDLLWIADGFCGHICPLGAFYSLVTGFSLVRVRHSREKCTLCGKCLEICPERQVLPMIGKASAAVTSGECTNCGRCIEVCDDDAMKFGMEGPMGRNRGSVWIAMAIVGILALGVTLATAGERKQKDRGEEDLGIRKETLYDESKVAPSHGDYGKAEPGKSKRIERAFENSPPLIPHDLTGMLPIAVTNNACLDCHLPENAPPMNATPMPKSHFVDMDTGKDLKGNFDGKRYPCMQCHVPQVNIPEPVKNTFKADFRSRKSKKRSNLLDSLNEGVNSE, translated from the coding sequence ATGCCCGCGTTCAGGAAGTTCAGGTTCCTCGCGATGCGGCGGACCACCCAGGTTTCCGTCATGCTGCTATTCGCCGCGGGGAACCTGCTCGGGTGGCGGATCCTGACGGGGAACCTCAGCACCTCGAAGGTGCTCGGTGTCCTGACGATCGCCGACCCTTTTGCCGTGCTCCAGATCCTTGCAACCGGTCACCTCGTTTCGGGGGAGACGCTGTTGGGGGCGTCGATCGTCGTCCTTTTCTTCGCGCTGCTCGCAGGCAGGTCCTTCTGCAGCTGGGTCTGCCCGGTCAATCCGGTGACGGACCTCGCGAACTGGCTGAGGGAAAAGACGGGCATTGCGGATTCCGGGGATCGGCCCTGGACCGGCAGGAAGGCGCGCTACTGGGTCGCGGGAGTAAGCCTCGCCGTCTCGGCGGTGACGGGAGTGGCCGCGTTCGAGTGGGTGAGCCCCATCTCCATGCTGCACCGCGGTCTTGTATTCGGCATGGGGATCGGGTGGACCCTGGTTCTGGCGGTGTTCCTGTTCGATCTGCTCTGGATCGCGGACGGGTTCTGCGGTCACATCTGTCCCCTGGGCGCCTTCTATTCGTTGGTCACGGGGTTCAGCCTGGTGAGGGTGCGGCACAGCAGGGAGAAGTGTACGCTCTGCGGGAAATGCCTCGAGATCTGCCCGGAGCGGCAGGTGCTGCCGATGATCGGAAAGGCGAGCGCCGCCGTGACATCGGGGGAGTGCACGAATTGCGGCCGATGCATCGAGGTGTGCGACGACGATGCGATGAAGTTCGGGATGGAGGGGCCCATGGGAAGGAACCGCGGAAGCGTATGGATTGCGATGGCGATCGTCGGGATTCTCGCGCTCGGGGTGACCCTTGCGACCGCCGGGGAGAGGAAGCAGAAGGACAGGGGCGAGGAAGACCTCGGGATCCGGAAGGAGACGCTCTACGACGAGAGCAAGGTGGCCCCCTCCCACGGCGATTACGGCAAGGCGGAGCCGGGGAAAAGCAAGCGGATCGAGCGGGCCTTCGAAAACAGCCCTCCGCTGATCCCGCACGACCTCACCGGCATGCTCCCGATCGCGGTGACGAACAATGCCTGCCTTGATTGTCACTTGCCGGAAAACGCGCCCCCGATGAACGCCACGCCGATGCCCAAGTCGCACTTCGTGGACATGGATACCGGAAAGGACCTGAAGGGGAACTTCGACGGGAAGCGCTACCCGTGCATGCAGTGCCACGTGCCGCAGGTGAACATACCGGAACCGGTCAAAAACACTTTCAAGGCGGATTTCCGGTCGAGAAAGTCGAAGAAGCGGTCGAATCTGCTGGATTCCCTGAACGAAGGCGTGAATTCGGAATGA
- a CDS encoding YajQ family cyclic di-GMP-binding protein, with protein sequence MPSFDVVSVVNMQEVDNAVNQAVKEIGQRYDFKGTKTEVTLDKDGIKVLTDDDYRLKAVVDVLQSKFVKRGVSLKALQYGKVEPASGGLVRQVIAIQQGISKEKGREIVAIIKQTKLKVQSQIQDEQVRVTGKNIDDLQEVIQLLKGKDLGVEMQFVNMRA encoded by the coding sequence ATGCCGTCGTTCGACGTCGTATCGGTCGTGAACATGCAGGAGGTCGACAACGCGGTCAATCAGGCGGTCAAGGAGATCGGCCAGCGGTACGACTTCAAGGGGACGAAGACCGAGGTCACGCTGGACAAGGACGGCATCAAGGTGCTGACCGACGACGACTACCGGCTGAAGGCGGTCGTCGACGTCCTCCAGTCGAAGTTTGTGAAGCGCGGGGTCTCCCTCAAGGCCCTCCAGTACGGGAAGGTGGAGCCCGCCTCCGGGGGGCTCGTACGCCAGGTGATCGCCATCCAGCAGGGGATCTCCAAGGAGAAGGGGAGGGAGATCGTCGCCATCATCAAGCAGACGAAACTGAAGGTCCAGTCCCAGATCCAGGACGAGCAGGTCCGCGTGACCGGGAAGAACATCGACGACCTGCAGGAGGTCATCCAACTGTTGAAGGGGAAGGACCTCGGGGTGGAGATGCAGTTCGTGAATATGCGCGCGTAG
- a CDS encoding thiaminase II gives MSNATFYREMREKTDPLWEAIFHHPFVKGIGDGALSRDRFEFYLKQDFVYLIDFSRVFALACAKSRTLPDMGTFATLLQATLNTEMELHRKTCADLGIAELELAKTRKSPVTSAYTDLLVRTAYEGGLSDILAVLLPCACGYAEIGKRLKSEGLPEDRFYRDRIDTYSSPEFQEFADGLIGRMNENAADAPAQCKEHWHRLYESSARYEYLFFDMSWKKEEGR, from the coding sequence ATGTCGAACGCCACGTTTTACCGGGAAATGCGGGAAAAGACCGATCCCTTGTGGGAGGCGATTTTCCATCACCCTTTCGTGAAAGGGATCGGAGACGGCGCCCTGTCGCGGGACCGGTTCGAGTTCTATCTCAAGCAGGATTTCGTGTACCTGATCGATTTCAGTCGGGTCTTCGCGCTGGCCTGCGCGAAATCCCGGACGCTGCCGGACATGGGGACCTTCGCCACCTTGCTCCAAGCCACGCTGAACACGGAAATGGAGCTCCATCGGAAAACGTGCGCCGACTTAGGTATCGCGGAGCTGGAACTGGCAAAGACCCGCAAAAGTCCGGTCACGTCCGCCTACACCGATCTGCTGGTGCGGACCGCTTATGAGGGGGGATTATCCGACATATTGGCGGTGTTGCTGCCGTGCGCCTGCGGATACGCGGAGATCGGGAAGAGGCTCAAATCGGAGGGGCTTCCGGAGGACCGGTTTTACCGGGATCGGATCGACACCTACTCCTCCCCGGAATTTCAGGAATTCGCCGATGGACTCATCGGCAGGATGAATGAGAATGCCGCCGACGCTCCCGCGCAATGCAAGGAGCACTGGCATCGTCTGTACGAATCGAGCGCCCGCTACGAATACCTCTTCTTCGACATGAGCTGGAAAAAGGAAGAGGGACGATGA
- a CDS encoding bifunctional hydroxymethylpyrimidine kinase/phosphomethylpyrimidine kinase yields the protein MKRALTIAGSDSGGGAGIQADLKTFMAFGVHGMSAITALTAQNTVGVQGIFEVPPEFVRKQIESVMTDIGADAAKTGMLSNAEIVRTVAEAIRTFRIPNLVVDPVMVAKSGDPLLAEDAREAIRDELLSLATVITPNIFEAEALLERKIEDLDAMRNAARELKKFGCRWVVIKGGSLDIESRAVDVVCDGTELILLTSPRMESRNTQGAGCTFGSAIAAGLAKGVAPPEAIKRAKEYVTEAIRSGPSIGSGHGPANHLTGMQSKW from the coding sequence ATGAAAAGGGCGCTTACCATCGCCGGCTCCGACAGTGGAGGAGGCGCCGGCATCCAGGCGGACCTGAAGACGTTCATGGCCTTCGGCGTTCACGGGATGTCCGCCATCACCGCCCTCACGGCCCAGAACACGGTGGGCGTGCAGGGGATCTTCGAAGTCCCCCCCGAATTCGTCCGGAAGCAGATCGAAAGCGTCATGACCGACATCGGGGCCGATGCCGCCAAGACCGGGATGCTGTCCAACGCGGAGATCGTCCGGACGGTGGCGGAAGCGATCCGGACCTTCCGCATTCCCAACCTGGTCGTCGACCCGGTGATGGTCGCCAAGAGCGGCGACCCCCTCCTGGCGGAGGATGCCCGCGAGGCAATCCGCGATGAACTGCTATCGCTGGCCACGGTCATCACTCCCAACATTTTCGAAGCCGAAGCGCTCCTGGAGCGCAAGATCGAAGATCTCGACGCCATGCGGAACGCGGCGCGGGAGCTGAAAAAATTCGGGTGCCGATGGGTGGTCATCAAGGGAGGAAGCCTGGATATCGAATCCCGGGCGGTCGACGTGGTCTGCGACGGGACGGAATTGATTCTGCTGACGTCGCCCCGGATGGAATCCAGGAACACCCAGGGCGCCGGCTGCACCTTCGGATCCGCCATCGCGGCCGGGCTCGCCAAGGGGGTCGCTCCGCCGGAAGCCATCAAGCGCGCCAAGGAATACGTCACCGAGGCGATCCGAAGCGGGCCTTCGATCGGAAGCGGCCATGGCCCCGCCAACCATCTGACGGGCATGCAAAGCAAATGGTGA
- a CDS encoding cystathionine gamma-synthase (catalyzes the formation of cystathionine from L-cysteine and O-succinyl-L-homoserine), with product METIAAQAGVGADKAYGAVSVPIYTSAIYRYDRFGKNRGFDYSRGENPTRQAVEKTLADLEGGSRAVAFSSGMAAISALMTLFRTGDHILCSDDLYGGTYRLFETLLRPYGLSFDYVDMGNLVAVRKKIRGKTKALFIETPTNPLMKIADLKGAARIGREKGILTVVDNTFMSPLLQRPLGLGIDVVIHSATKFLGGHNDLIGGAVVTTDAAVGEKIAFAQKAIGAIPSPFDCWLLLRGIKTLAVRVTRAQENAEALATFLSGHPAVGKIFYPGLPDHRRRELHFSQASGAGSIISFELKLGKAVPAFLSALKTILLAESLGGVESLITHPSTMTHADIPIEEQAAVGLTPSLVRLSVGIEDRGELQADLSRALRKT from the coding sequence ATCGAAACGATCGCGGCGCAGGCGGGGGTGGGGGCGGACAAGGCGTACGGCGCCGTAAGCGTCCCGATCTATACGTCCGCCATCTACCGGTACGACCGCTTCGGGAAGAACCGGGGGTTCGACTACTCGCGGGGAGAGAACCCGACGCGGCAGGCGGTGGAGAAAACTCTCGCGGATCTCGAAGGGGGATCCCGCGCCGTCGCCTTCTCCTCCGGGATGGCGGCGATCTCCGCCCTGATGACCCTCTTCCGGACAGGGGACCACATCCTCTGTTCCGACGATCTCTACGGCGGGACGTACCGCCTGTTCGAGACCCTCCTGCGCCCCTACGGTCTCTCCTTCGATTACGTGGACATGGGGAATCTGGTCGCCGTGAGGAAAAAGATCCGGGGGAAGACGAAGGCGCTGTTCATCGAGACGCCGACGAACCCCCTGATGAAGATCGCCGACCTGAAAGGGGCCGCGCGGATCGGCCGCGAAAAAGGGATCCTCACCGTCGTGGACAACACCTTCATGTCTCCCCTTCTCCAGCGGCCGCTTGGGCTGGGGATCGACGTGGTCATCCACAGCGCCACCAAGTTCCTGGGGGGGCACAACGACCTGATCGGCGGAGCGGTCGTCACGACGGACGCGGCGGTCGGGGAAAAGATCGCCTTCGCCCAGAAGGCGATCGGGGCGATCCCCTCCCCGTTCGACTGCTGGCTCCTCCTGCGGGGGATCAAGACCCTGGCCGTCCGGGTGACGCGCGCCCAGGAGAACGCCGAAGCCTTGGCAACGTTCCTGTCGGGACACCCCGCCGTCGGGAAAATCTTCTACCCGGGCCTGCCGGACCACCGCCGGAGGGAGCTGCATTTCTCCCAGGCCTCGGGGGCCGGCTCGATCATCTCGTTCGAGCTGAAGCTGGGGAAAGCGGTACCGGCCTTCCTGAGCGCGTTGAAAACCATCCTGCTGGCGGAGAGCCTCGGCGGGGTCGAATCGCTCATCACGCATCCGTCGACGATGACCCACGCGGACATTCCCATCGAAGAGCAGGCCGCGGTCGGGCTCACCCCCTCCCTGGTCCGGCTCTCCGTGGGAATCGAAGACCGGGGCGAACTGCAGGCCGACCTCTCCCGAGCCTTGCGAAAAACGTAG
- a CDS encoding cystathionine gamma-synthase (catalyzes the formation of cystathionine from L-cysteine and O-succinyl-L-homoserine) gives MTEDAWSLRTRILHHGAETDPYTGAAAVPVYQVSTFAQKDPVNLGKYEYARGENPTREALEHAIAELEGGDVGLAFASGMAAISSVLLLFRPGDHLLVAEDVYGGTYRVVTTIFRQWGLESTFVDTSDPGNIAAAIRPETRAIFVETPSNPILKITDLAAISAIARERKLLSIVDNTFMTPYLQRPIEHGFDIVVHSATKFLGGHSDLIAGLVVTRSAELGERLKFIQRAFGAILGPQDAFLVSRGIKTLGARMEAQQTNAEKIARWLTGAPGIRKVHYPTLTGHAGREVHLRQSAGGGAVVSFELPDGPSAHRFMRSVRLPLLAVSLGGVESILSYPATMSHGSMLPEERLARGITDGLVRLSVGLEDPEDLIRDLANALTS, from the coding sequence ATGACCGAAGACGCGTGGAGCCTGCGGACGAGGATCCTCCACCACGGGGCGGAGACCGACCCGTATACGGGCGCGGCGGCCGTGCCCGTGTACCAGGTCTCCACCTTCGCGCAGAAAGACCCGGTGAACCTCGGAAAATACGAGTATGCGCGGGGGGAGAATCCCACGCGGGAAGCGCTCGAGCACGCGATCGCGGAGCTCGAAGGCGGTGACGTGGGGCTGGCGTTCGCCTCCGGGATGGCGGCGATCTCGTCCGTCCTGCTCCTGTTCCGTCCCGGGGATCATCTGCTCGTCGCGGAGGACGTGTACGGGGGGACCTATCGCGTGGTGACCACGATCTTCCGGCAGTGGGGCCTCGAGAGCACGTTCGTGGACACGTCGGATCCGGGGAACATCGCGGCGGCGATCCGGCCGGAAACACGCGCCATCTTCGTCGAGACCCCCTCGAACCCGATTCTCAAGATCACGGACCTTGCCGCTATCTCCGCCATCGCCCGCGAGAGGAAGCTGCTTTCGATCGTCGACAACACCTTCATGACCCCGTACCTGCAGCGGCCGATCGAGCACGGTTTCGACATCGTCGTCCACAGTGCGACGAAATTCCTGGGCGGGCACAGCGACCTGATCGCCGGGCTGGTGGTGACACGCAGCGCGGAGTTGGGCGAACGGCTCAAATTCATCCAGCGCGCCTTCGGCGCGATCCTCGGGCCGCAGGACGCGTTCCTCGTCTCCCGCGGCATCAAGACGCTCGGGGCGCGGATGGAGGCCCAGCAGACAAATGCGGAGAAGATCGCCCGGTGGTTGACCGGCGCTCCGGGGATCCGGAAGGTGCACTACCCGACGCTGACCGGCCACGCGGGACGCGAGGTCCACCTGCGACAGTCGGCCGGCGGAGGGGCCGTGGTCTCGTTCGAGCTGCCCGACGGCCCTTCCGCGCACCGCTTCATGCGGAGCGTCCGCCTCCCCCTCCTTGCCGTCAGTCTTGGCGGGGTGGAGAGCATCCTGTCGTACCCCGCGACCATGTCCCACGGCTCCATGCTGCCGGAGGAGCGACTTGCGCGGGGGATCACCGACGGGCTGGTCCGCCTCTCGGTGGGTCTGGAAGACCCGGAGGACCTGATCCGGGACCTCGCGAACGCCTTGACGTCATGA